From the Desulfovibrio sp. JY genome, one window contains:
- a CDS encoding PAS domain S-box protein — translation MRPYESVAVGLLLVAGDGTVIEADATAASLLGADPAAASPLRTADLGLPDALFSRPPGQGVLLHRDGGDGAARWLLAAARPVRLGGETARALVLADVTDVISDLDKYEGFFSNAVEGIFQSSPRGRFLDVNPALAHILGYDDPEDMIATLTDLRSELYVDPADRDAFLAQLAEKDVVTGLETRFYRKDRSIKWISQAARVVRDDRGEVRYIEGLNIDITARKKAEEAYNDILERYRTIVTGSIDGVILCGALGEILTANPETERIFGLSEADLAQVGLSGVIDDSGGALAEALANLGRTGKFRGELTGIHSAGAVVPLEVSASGFPHKDGASHAVWIVRDVTERKQAESVLRENEEKFRRTFDQSPIGASILSLDYRFLRVNDALCRITGYAASELLERSMLEVTHPDDVPETIRWAERLLAGEFDRYEIDKRYVRQDGGTVWVHLSVRLIRDVAGRPLYFMPMVQDVTERIKAEAEMRALLGEKESLRLNLEAVFRAIPDAIVVVDTAMRVVRTNRGLTDVCFLTGGSGTGEAGATGQQVVSGACRRGCFSALRETLATREPLIEYRVECQGQSPGRVVVVNSMPLSGESGEFVGAVLIIRDITRLANLEKRLTDLHSHQGIIGKSKAMRDIYPVLDQLAEVDTTVLITGESGTGKELAAEAIHYGGPRAKKPLVKVNCSALSDELLGSELFGHVRGAFTGAIRDKVGRFEAAQGGAIFLDEIGDMSPRLQLGLLRVLESKEFERVGEARTRKADVRVIAATNVDLPARIKAGLFRADLYYRLRVVQVRLPPLRDRAEDIPLLSDHFMRQFAASFGKAISRLSAEAMAVIMAYPWPGNVRELKYAMEHACVLCPQGEITPAHLPRELLSPPLLPAGAELPPPRRGGLSREMVLEALAACGNNRSRAARRLGVDRRTLYRNMARLGID, via the coding sequence ATGCGTCCTTACGAATCCGTCGCCGTCGGCCTGCTCCTTGTCGCCGGCGACGGGACCGTGATCGAGGCCGACGCCACGGCCGCAAGCCTGCTGGGGGCCGATCCCGCCGCGGCTTCGCCGTTGCGCACGGCCGACCTCGGCCTGCCGGACGCCCTTTTCAGCCGTCCCCCCGGCCAGGGCGTCCTGCTCCACCGCGACGGCGGCGACGGCGCGGCCCGCTGGCTGCTTGCGGCCGCGCGCCCCGTGCGCCTTGGCGGCGAGACGGCCCGCGCCCTGGTCCTGGCCGACGTCACGGACGTCATAAGCGACCTGGACAAGTACGAGGGGTTTTTCTCCAACGCCGTGGAGGGCATCTTCCAGTCGAGCCCCAGGGGACGCTTTCTCGACGTCAACCCGGCTTTGGCCCACATCCTCGGCTACGACGACCCCGAGGACATGATCGCGACCCTTACCGACCTGCGCTCGGAGCTCTACGTCGACCCGGCCGACCGCGACGCCTTCCTGGCCCAGCTGGCGGAAAAGGACGTGGTCACAGGCCTCGAAACCCGCTTCTACCGCAAGGACCGCTCGATCAAGTGGATCTCGCAGGCCGCCCGGGTGGTGCGCGACGACCGGGGCGAGGTCCGCTACATCGAGGGCCTCAACATCGACATCACGGCCCGCAAAAAGGCCGAGGAAGCCTACAACGACATCCTGGAGCGCTACCGCACCATCGTCACCGGCAGCATCGACGGCGTGATCCTGTGCGGCGCTCTCGGCGAGATCCTGACCGCCAACCCGGAGACCGAACGCATCTTCGGACTCTCCGAAGCCGATCTGGCCCAGGTAGGCCTCTCCGGCGTCATCGACGACTCTGGCGGCGCCCTGGCCGAGGCGCTGGCCAACCTGGGGCGCACCGGCAAATTTCGCGGCGAGTTGACCGGCATCCATTCGGCCGGGGCCGTGGTGCCGCTCGAGGTCTCGGCCAGCGGCTTTCCCCACAAGGACGGGGCGAGCCATGCCGTGTGGATCGTGCGCGACGTGACCGAGCGCAAGCAGGCCGAGTCCGTGCTGCGGGAAAACGAGGAGAAGTTTCGCCGCACCTTCGACCAGTCGCCCATCGGGGCGAGCATCCTGTCGCTGGACTACCGCTTTTTGCGCGTCAATGACGCGCTTTGCCGCATCACGGGCTACGCCGCCTCCGAGCTTCTGGAACGCTCCATGCTCGAGGTCACCCATCCCGACGACGTGCCCGAGACCATCCGCTGGGCCGAGCGGCTTTTAGCCGGCGAGTTCGACCGCTACGAGATCGACAAGCGCTACGTGCGCCAGGACGGGGGCACGGTCTGGGTGCATCTGTCGGTGCGGCTGATCCGCGACGTGGCCGGCCGGCCGCTCTATTTCATGCCCATGGTCCAGGACGTGACCGAACGGATCAAGGCCGAGGCCGAGATGCGCGCGCTTCTGGGCGAGAAGGAATCCCTGCGCTTAAATCTCGAGGCCGTCTTTCGCGCCATCCCGGACGCCATCGTGGTGGTGGACACGGCCATGCGGGTGGTGCGCACCAACCGGGGCCTGACCGACGTCTGCTTCCTCACCGGCGGCAGCGGGACCGGCGAAGCGGGCGCGACCGGGCAGCAGGTGGTGTCCGGGGCCTGCCGACGGGGTTGTTTCTCCGCCCTGCGCGAGACGCTGGCCACCCGGGAGCCGCTCATCGAATACCGGGTGGAATGCCAGGGTCAAAGCCCCGGCCGGGTGGTGGTGGTCAACTCCATGCCGCTTTCCGGCGAATCCGGCGAATTCGTCGGCGCGGTGCTCATCATCCGCGACATCACACGCCTGGCCAACCTGGAAAAACGCCTGACCGACCTGCACAGCCACCAGGGGATCATCGGCAAGTCCAAGGCCATGCGCGACATCTATCCCGTGCTCGACCAGCTGGCCGAGGTGGACACCACGGTGCTGATCACGGGCGAGTCCGGCACCGGCAAGGAGCTGGCCGCCGAGGCCATCCACTACGGCGGCCCCCGGGCCAAAAAGCCCCTGGTCAAAGTCAACTGCTCGGCCCTGTCCGACGAACTCCTCGGCAGCGAGCTGTTCGGCCACGTGCGCGGGGCGTTCACCGGGGCCATCCGGGACAAGGTGGGCCGGTTCGAGGCGGCCCAGGGCGGGGCCATCTTTCTCGACGAGATCGGCGACATGTCCCCGCGCCTGCAACTCGGGCTGTTGCGCGTGCTCGAGAGCAAGGAATTCGAGCGCGTGGGCGAGGCCAGGACCCGCAAGGCCGACGTCCGGGTCATCGCCGCCACCAACGTGGATCTGCCGGCGCGCATCAAGGCCGGGCTTTTCCGGGCCGACCTCTACTACCGGCTGCGGGTGGTGCAGGTGCGCTTGCCGCCGCTGCGCGACCGGGCCGAGGATATCCCGCTGCTCTCCGACCATTTCATGCGCCAGTTCGCGGCCAGCTTCGGCAAGGCCATCTCGCGCCTGTCCGCCGAGGCCATGGCCGTCATCATGGCCTACCCCTGGCCGGGCAACGTGCGCGAGCTCAAGTACGCCATGGAGCACGCCTGCGTGCTGTGTCCCCAGGGCGAGATCACCCCGGCCCACCTGCCGCGCGAACTGCTTTCCCCGCCGCTGTTGCCGGCCGGGGCGGAGCTGCCGCCGCCACGCCGGGGTGGGCTCAGCCGGGAGATGGTGCTGGAGGCGCTGGCCGCCTGCGGCAACAACCGCTCCCGGGCGGCCCGGCGTCTGGGCGTGGACCGCCGCACGCTGTATCGCAACATGGCGCGCCTCGGCATCGACTGA